The Bacteroidales bacterium region CGGTGTTGATCAGTGAACTTCGCCTTTTAATTCCATGAACGACATACCCTAACTTAAGTAAATATTCCGCAAGATAAGCTCCGTCTTGTCCGGTAATACCTGTAATCAGAGCTGATTTCATATATATTATTTTTTAAAGAAAGATTAAATATGTTCCAAAAAATAAGGAATCAATTACATGTAATTTATACAAAAGTAATTGGATATTTCATAATAGTCAAGCTTTACTATAATTTGGTCACAGTCATCAGGGACATTTGTCAATTCGAGAAAGAAATAATAGATTTATTATTACGGACCGTTACTTGATTCTATTTTATTATTTTTACTCTCAGTGATAATATTATTTTTCGTTAATTGTTAATGGACAAATGAAAATTAGCATTATAACACCGTCTCTGAATTCTGCTGCATATCTTCAGGATGCCATCGATAGTGTAATGATGCAGGAATATAAGAATGTTGAACATATTGTTGTTGATGGTGGGTCATCAGATGGGACAATGGAAATATTAAAAAGAAATCCTCACCTTATATGGGTATCAGAGAAAGATGGAGGACAGGCGGATGCTATGAATAAAGGTTTCAGGATGTCAAGTGGGGATATTATCGGATATCTTAATGCAGATGATTATTATTATCCTGATGCTTTTAAATCAATTATTCCTTATTTTCTGAATGGTTGTGATTTTGTTGTCGGAAAGATAAAAGTCATGTTTTCAGATGGTTCCTTTTTGATTAATGATCCACAAACTGATTTTGACAAAATGATAAGGCACTGGGAACAAGAGGCATTTTGTGTAAATCCGGTAGGGTATTTTTATACCAGAAAGGTTCAGGGAGAAGTCGGCGGCTATAATTCAGATAATCATTATGCTATGGACCTCGAATTTCTTTTAAACAGTGCGAAGAAATTCAGGTTAACAAAGATGTTTGAAGAAAATATTCTGGGTGTTTTTAGATTTGTAGAACAATGCAAAACACATGATCAGAATATAAATAATTTATCACTTTGGACGAATAGTAATTTTTCTTTCATAGACAAAATTTTAAGTGATATGCCTGCTGATTATGTAAATAATTACAAAAAGGATCAGGAAAAAGGATATAAAAGACGACGAATTCTGCAGAGAGCTGAAATAATTGAGCAGGAATTAAAAAATAGTCAATTTACCTTCTTTCAGGAATTTCAGCTTAAATTACTGATAAAATTCTTATATTTAAAACATCATCTCCATTCTCAATACAACAACTATGTTTATTTTCCCAAAAGGAGTTAGTCTGATTATTTGCACCTACAATGGCTCTGAACTTTTAGAAGAGACCATAAGGTACGTGTTAAATCAAAATGTTCCAGAAACTATAGAATGGGAATTTCTTTTAATCGATAATGCATCCACTGACAATTCTCAGCAGGTTGTCAGAGATATGTGGAATATTCAGGTTCCTTGCCGGATTATTTATGAGAGTGCTAAAGGTTTGATTCATGCAAGAAATCGCGGAATAGCCGAAGCAAAATATGAGTTCATCTCATTTATTGATGATGATAATTGGATAGATACAAACTGGATTAATGTAATCTTTGATGTTTTCACTTCCCACCCTCAAGTGGGAATTTGCGGAGGACAGATTGAGGCTGAGTGCGAAATAAATCCTCCAGCCTGGTTTGAGCAAATTAAAGAATCTTTTGCAGTCGGAAAACAAGGTGAATCCACGGGATATTTGACAATGAGCAGAGGTTACTTATGGGGAGCCGGCTTGTCACTTCGTAAATCGGCATTTGAGGACATCAGGCTGGCCGGATTTAAACCTTTGTTAACAGGGAGGATAGGGAATGCACTTTTGGCTGGAGAAGACACGGAAATCTGCTTTGTTATGCGAATGGCGGGCTGGAAGTTATGGTACGATGAAAGGTTGCAATTGAAACATTTTATCACGTCAAAAAGACTCAAATGGACATATGTGGTTAATATGTTCAAAGGATTCGGGTATAGTAATGCTATAATTGAAATCTATTATCTCTTTTTTAAGGGACAAAAGTTGTCATACGGATCACTCTTGTTTAAATCATTGAGAGAATTGCTTCTTTTTCTGATATGGAGGGGATTTAATATCTTTTCAGATATAAAAGGAAATCCAAAAACTCTGCAACTTCAGCTCTATTATTCTAAATTTTCTTTCACAGTCAAGAATTATTATAATTACAACGAATATTATAACCAAATTAAAGGTTTGAATGAAGGATTAAAAAAATTGGGTGATAGAAATGAAATTACTGAATTAATGAAGTTTTCTGTGATAACGGTTTGCCTGAATGCAGAGAGATTTATAGATAATGCTATCATGAGCGTAATTTCGCAAGCCGGCAATTTTGAAATCGAATATTTAATTATTGATGGTGGTTCCCATGACCAGACGCTTGAAATCATTGAGCGTACTATTGAACCTGTTCTTAAGGATAAATCTCAATGGCGTTGCCAAGATATCAATTTCCGGTTGATTTCAGAGCCTGATCTTGGCATGTACGATGCGCTGGTGAAAGGATTTAAAATGGCAACTGGAGATATTATTTCCTATATCAATGCTGATGATTTCTATCTCCCAGGAGCATTTCAAAAAGTTTTAAATGCTTTTAATCATCATGAAAAAGTTAAATGGCTTACCGGAATAATTAATATTGGTAATGTCAAAGGCTCCATCCTTAAATCACTTCTGCCTTTCAGTTATTCATCTGACTATGTTCAGAAAGGAATTTACAATGGTGTTTTGCTCCCTTTCATCCAGCAGGAGAGTACTTTCTGGAGGAAAGAATTATTGTTAAATGTTGATTTTAACAAACTTCAATCCTTTAAGTTTGCAGGTGACTATTACTTATGGCATGAATTTTCTTTTCAGACGAGATTATATATTCTTCAAGAATCTCTTGCTGTATTCAGGATTAATGAAAACCAAAAATCTGCGGATAAATATCTGTACCTGGGAGAACTTGAACGCATTGCATCAAAGAAAACAAACAGATTGGACCGTATTAAGATTTTACTCCATAAATGCATTTGGTATGCTAGTCCCTCAATAAAAAAGAAAATTAGCAAGGATATATTATTTCATTCTTAAAAAAATCATTTAGTTATTTTATTTAGCAAGTTTTACAAAAGGTTGGTACGAAAAGTATCATATAACATATCAGAAATTAGCAAATGCCCTTCATATGATAAATGATACTTATCTTCACTGAAGTACTTTTTCAGATCTTTATTAATCGTGGAATATATATCAATATAATGAAGGTTGGATTTTATGAAGGCTTTTTTTGCATCTGTATTAAGCTTCCCTGCAACTTTATCACTATGCTCATTTAATGAGTTTAAAATTCCAATAACAATAAGAGGGATCTTTCTCTCCATGCATTTCTCATTAACTAGATTTATCGCACCTAGAATCCCATTTTTTGACCTTATCGTTAAGCCAAAGATGTGGCCGATTTGATAATTGAACATAAGAAAAGGTA contains the following coding sequences:
- a CDS encoding glycosyltransferase, which encodes MFIFPKGVSLIICTYNGSELLEETIRYVLNQNVPETIEWEFLLIDNASTDNSQQVVRDMWNIQVPCRIIYESAKGLIHARNRGIAEAKYEFISFIDDDNWIDTNWINVIFDVFTSHPQVGICGGQIEAECEINPPAWFEQIKESFAVGKQGESTGYLTMSRGYLWGAGLSLRKSAFEDIRLAGFKPLLTGRIGNALLAGEDTEICFVMRMAGWKLWYDERLQLKHFITSKRLKWTYVVNMFKGFGYSNAIIEIYYLFFKGQKLSYGSLLFKSLRELLLFLIWRGFNIFSDIKGNPKTLQLQLYYSKFSFTVKNYYNYNEYYNQIKGLNEGLKKLGDRNEITELMKFSVITVCLNAERFIDNAIMSVISQAGNFEIEYLIIDGGSHDQTLEIIERTIEPVLKDKSQWRCQDINFRLISEPDLGMYDALVKGFKMATGDIISYINADDFYLPGAFQKVLNAFNHHEKVKWLTGIINIGNVKGSILKSLLPFSYSSDYVQKGIYNGVLLPFIQQESTFWRKELLLNVDFNKLQSFKFAGDYYLWHEFSFQTRLYILQESLAVFRINENQKSADKYLYLGELERIASKKTNRLDRIKILLHKCIWYASPSIKKKISKDILFHS
- a CDS encoding glycosyltransferase, translating into MKISIITPSLNSAAYLQDAIDSVMMQEYKNVEHIVVDGGSSDGTMEILKRNPHLIWVSEKDGGQADAMNKGFRMSSGDIIGYLNADDYYYPDAFKSIIPYFLNGCDFVVGKIKVMFSDGSFLINDPQTDFDKMIRHWEQEAFCVNPVGYFYTRKVQGEVGGYNSDNHYAMDLEFLLNSAKKFRLTKMFEENILGVFRFVEQCKTHDQNINNLSLWTNSNFSFIDKILSDMPADYVNNYKKDQEKGYKRRRILQRAEIIEQELKNSQFTFFQEFQLKLLIKFLYLKHHLHSQYNNYVYFPKRS